A genome region from Thermomonospora amylolytica includes the following:
- a CDS encoding NAD(P)/FAD-dependent oxidoreductase, which translates to MARRAQTPGAPHILIVGGGYVGMYTALRLEKKLRRELKRGEVTITVVDPQSYMTYQPFLPEAAAGNLSPRHVVAPLRRVLPRCTVLNARVTELNHEERWAIVQPVAGPPERISYDYLVMAAGSVSRTLPIPGLAEHGIGFKTIGEAIHLRNHVLAQLDIAESTKDEEIRRKALTFVFVGGGFAGVEALAELEDMARSAAKYYRNVSVEDMRWVLVEAADRILPEVGPDMGKWTAEQLRGRGIDVKMNTFLQSAENQIVELSDGSRFPAGTLVWTAGVKSAPIARKSGLPVDERGRVKATEYLTIEGVVRAFTAGDNAAVPDLTKEGEFCAPNAQHAVRQAKVLADNIVRSLRGKTLKPYVHSYAGSVAGLGLYKGVAHVYGIKVKGLAAWFLHRSYHVSRVPTFNRKVKVLADWTLALIFKRETVSLGSIEQPRAEFELASKDQIKAA; encoded by the coding sequence ATGGCCAGGCGTGCCCAGACCCCTGGCGCTCCCCACATCCTCATCGTGGGCGGCGGCTACGTGGGCATGTACACCGCGCTGCGGCTGGAGAAGAAGCTGCGCCGTGAGCTCAAGCGGGGCGAGGTCACGATCACCGTCGTCGACCCGCAGTCCTACATGACCTACCAGCCGTTCCTCCCCGAGGCCGCCGCCGGCAACCTGTCCCCCCGCCACGTGGTGGCGCCGCTGCGCCGGGTCCTGCCGCGCTGCACGGTGCTGAACGCCCGGGTCACCGAGCTGAACCACGAGGAGCGCTGGGCCATCGTGCAGCCGGTCGCCGGGCCTCCGGAGCGGATCTCCTACGACTACCTGGTCATGGCCGCCGGCTCGGTCTCCCGGACCCTGCCCATCCCCGGCCTGGCCGAGCACGGCATCGGGTTCAAGACCATCGGCGAGGCCATCCACCTGCGCAACCACGTGCTGGCCCAGCTCGACATCGCCGAGTCCACCAAGGACGAGGAGATCCGGCGCAAGGCGCTGACCTTCGTCTTCGTCGGCGGCGGGTTCGCCGGCGTGGAGGCCCTGGCCGAGCTGGAGGACATGGCCCGCAGCGCCGCCAAGTACTACCGCAACGTCAGCGTCGAGGACATGCGCTGGGTGCTGGTCGAGGCCGCCGACCGGATCCTCCCCGAGGTCGGCCCCGACATGGGCAAGTGGACCGCCGAGCAGCTGCGCGGCCGCGGCATCGACGTCAAGATGAACACCTTCCTGCAGTCCGCCGAGAACCAGATCGTCGAACTGTCGGACGGCAGCCGCTTCCCCGCCGGCACCCTGGTGTGGACCGCCGGCGTCAAGTCCGCCCCCATCGCCCGCAAGTCCGGCCTCCCCGTCGACGAGCGCGGCCGGGTCAAGGCCACCGAGTACCTCACCATCGAGGGCGTCGTGCGGGCCTTCACCGCCGGTGACAACGCCGCCGTGCCCGACCTGACCAAGGAGGGCGAGTTCTGCGCCCCCAACGCGCAGCACGCCGTCCGCCAGGCCAAGGTCCTCGCCGACAACATCGTCCGCTCCCTGCGCGGCAAGACCCTCAAGCCGTACGTGCACAGCTACGCCGGCTCCGTCGCGGGCCTCGGCCTCTACAAGGGCGTCGCCCACGTCTACGGCATCAAGGTCAAGGGCCTGGCCGCCTGGTTCCTGCACCGCAGCTACCACGTGTCCCGCGTCCCCACCTTCAACCGCAAGGTCAAGGTGCTGGCCGACTGGACCCTGGCGCTGATCTTCAAGCGGGAGACCGTCTCCCTCGGCAGCATCGAGCAGCCCCGCGCCGAGTTCGAACTGGCCAGCAAGGACCAGATCAAGGCGGCGTGA
- a CDS encoding PH domain-containing protein, which yields MTAASETRGRDGVPPRLRPPAHRVAPRAVVHWAIDYLLAWGLAFALALGAAAWLEGARWDGLPDWAQGRLWWLPALVGAAGLATVLVAPAWRYRVHRWEVSADVVYTRTGWFAREWLLVPVSRIQTVDTEQGLVERLLGLATLQINTASHAGSSQVAGLPVDVATRLAAELARRAHDLRDDAT from the coding sequence GTGACGGCCGCGAGCGAGACCCGAGGGCGGGACGGCGTCCCGCCACGGCTGCGTCCGCCCGCGCACCGGGTCGCGCCGCGCGCCGTGGTGCACTGGGCGATCGACTACCTGCTGGCCTGGGGGCTGGCGTTCGCGCTGGCCCTGGGCGCGGCGGCATGGCTGGAGGGCGCCCGCTGGGACGGCCTGCCGGACTGGGCGCAGGGCCGGCTCTGGTGGCTGCCCGCGCTGGTCGGCGCGGCCGGGCTGGCGACCGTGCTGGTGGCCCCCGCCTGGCGGTACCGGGTGCACCGCTGGGAGGTCAGCGCCGACGTCGTCTACACCCGCACCGGCTGGTTCGCCCGCGAGTGGCTGCTGGTGCCGGTCAGCCGGATCCAGACCGTCGACACCGAGCAGGGCCTGGTCGAACGGCTGCTGGGGCTGGCCACCCTGCAGATCAACACCGCCTCGCACGCCGGGTCCTCCCAGGTCGCCGGGCTGCCGGTGGACGTGGCCACCCGGCTGGCCGCCGAACTGGCCCGGCGCGCCCACGACCTGCGCGACGACGCCACATGA
- a CDS encoding DUF6191 domain-containing protein translates to MAKPRNTQPEIVDWPTEGTGRTSMMGAIRGDGETGAGFGAGMFEDLHAAFSGAKKIQLQEQEAQRLRRGDDHHVEGDAATRDDLDSGKIRIRRPAPGAEPGPAQQQ, encoded by the coding sequence GTGGCCAAGCCCCGGAACACCCAGCCCGAGATCGTGGACTGGCCGACCGAGGGCACCGGCCGCACCTCGATGATGGGCGCCATCCGGGGCGACGGGGAGACCGGCGCCGGGTTCGGCGCGGGCATGTTCGAGGATCTGCACGCGGCGTTCTCCGGCGCCAAGAAGATCCAGCTCCAGGAGCAGGAGGCGCAGCGGCTGCGCCGGGGCGACGACCACCATGTGGAGGGCGACGCCGCCACCCGCGACGACCTGGACTCGGGCAAGATCCGCATCCGGCGGCCAGCGCCCGGGGCCGAGCCGGGGCCCGCGCAGCAGCAGTGA
- a CDS encoding ABC transporter permease produces MTTATHAAPAPLAGGRRVSPGTAARNVATLAWRNLVQIKHNPMELIDLSIQPIMFVLLFAYVFGPAIGGTVEGYLPVVIPGIIAQNALFATMTTGFGLNVDITKGVFDRLRSLPIARIAPLTGRMLADTVKQVWSMAVLLAVGFAIGFRIETSPLHLLAALAVLLAFTTLFAWAAVFIGLAVGEPEKVQIFGFTIIFPITFLSSAFVPISPQAPEVLQFVMRNNPMTHLVEAVRGLMVGGQGGGPVLEHTVIALGWGALIAAIFIPLAMRAFRRRV; encoded by the coding sequence ATGACCACCGCGACCCACGCGGCCCCGGCCCCCCTCGCGGGGGGCAGACGGGTCTCCCCCGGCACCGCCGCCCGCAACGTGGCCACCCTGGCCTGGCGGAACCTGGTGCAGATCAAGCACAACCCGATGGAGCTGATCGACCTCAGCATCCAGCCGATCATGTTCGTGCTGCTGTTCGCCTACGTCTTCGGGCCGGCGATCGGCGGCACGGTGGAGGGCTACCTGCCGGTGGTGATCCCCGGGATCATCGCGCAGAACGCGCTGTTCGCCACCATGACCACCGGGTTCGGCCTGAACGTGGACATCACCAAGGGCGTGTTCGACCGGCTGCGCAGCCTGCCGATCGCCCGGATCGCCCCGCTCACCGGCCGGATGCTGGCCGACACCGTCAAGCAGGTCTGGTCGATGGCGGTGCTGCTGGCGGTCGGGTTCGCGATCGGGTTCCGGATCGAGACCTCCCCGCTGCACCTGCTGGCGGCGCTGGCGGTGCTGCTGGCGTTCACCACGCTGTTCGCCTGGGCGGCGGTGTTCATCGGCCTGGCGGTCGGCGAGCCGGAGAAGGTGCAGATCTTCGGGTTCACCATCATCTTCCCGATCACCTTCCTCAGCTCGGCGTTCGTGCCGATCTCGCCGCAGGCGCCCGAGGTGCTGCAGTTCGTCATGCGCAACAACCCGATGACCCATCTGGTCGAGGCGGTGCGCGGGCTGATGGTCGGCGGCCAGGGCGGCGGCCCGGTCCTGGAGCACACCGTGATCGCGCTGGGCTGGGGCGCGCTGATCGCGGCGATCTTCATCCCGCTGGCGATGCGGGCGTTCCGCCGCCGGGTCTGA
- a CDS encoding carbonic anhydrase: MTGEMSSARKSPPHGRWWAPWANRWRRGNRPPELDSPDVSPSALLLAGVREYHGQMAPLVRPIMSELAFQQAPEHLFITCVDSRVVPNIITASGPGDLFIVRNVGNLVPRHGSPLPDDSVMAAVEYATNVLDVRTITVCGHSNCGAMAGVLGGGKEVEHLESLSRWLKHANQSLARFLETEPDDQAPLTRLCQVNVRQQLDNLLSYPWLRERVEAGRLELVGLYLDLETAKVRILDRQADVFVEVPDEAPDNIQDLPAAT, encoded by the coding sequence ATGACTGGCGAGATGTCCTCCGCGCGCAAATCGCCCCCGCATGGCCGCTGGTGGGCACCGTGGGCGAATCGTTGGCGGCGCGGCAACCGGCCGCCCGAGCTGGACTCGCCGGACGTGTCGCCCAGCGCGCTGCTGCTGGCGGGGGTCCGCGAGTACCACGGGCAGATGGCTCCCCTGGTCCGCCCGATCATGTCGGAGCTGGCGTTCCAGCAGGCGCCCGAGCACCTGTTCATCACCTGCGTGGACTCCCGGGTGGTGCCCAACATCATCACCGCGAGCGGTCCCGGCGACCTGTTCATCGTCCGCAACGTGGGCAACCTGGTCCCCCGGCACGGCTCCCCGCTGCCCGACGACTCGGTGATGGCGGCGGTCGAGTACGCCACCAACGTGCTGGACGTGCGGACCATCACGGTGTGCGGCCACTCCAACTGCGGCGCCATGGCCGGCGTCCTGGGCGGCGGCAAGGAGGTCGAGCACCTGGAGTCGCTGTCGCGCTGGCTCAAGCACGCCAACCAGAGCCTGGCCCGCTTCCTGGAGACCGAGCCCGACGACCAGGCCCCGCTCACCCGCCTCTGCCAGGTCAACGTCCGCCAGCAACTGGACAACCTGCTGTCCTACCCCTGGCTGCGCGAACGCGTCGAGGCCGGCAGGCTCGAACTGGTCGGCCTCTACCTGGACCTGGAGACCGCCAAGGTCCGCATCCTGGACCGCCAGGCCGACGTCTTCGTCGAGGTCCCCGACGAGGCCCCGGACAACATCCAGGACCTCCCCGCCGCCACCTGA
- a CDS encoding Nif3-like dinuclear metal center hexameric protein — protein sequence MRLSQVIAVLEKLYPPQWAESWDAVGLVCGDPDAEVGRVLLAVDPVAAVVDEALRRGADLIVTHHPLLLRPVNSVAATTFKGRIVHRLISSGVALYTAHTNADVADPGVSDALARAVGVTGPLRPLAPSPDDPARGLGRVGELPVTMPLREFAARAAAGLPATAWGIRVAGDPDRPVRTVAVCGGSGDSLLDAARRSGADVYLTADLRHHPASEFSEAGGPALVDAAHWATEWPWLADARRRLADELGLDAHVSTLRTDAWTLHFEGEQ from the coding sequence GTGCGTCTGTCCCAGGTGATCGCCGTCCTCGAGAAGCTGTACCCGCCGCAGTGGGCGGAGTCATGGGATGCCGTGGGCCTGGTCTGCGGCGACCCGGACGCCGAGGTCGGCCGCGTGCTGCTGGCCGTCGATCCGGTCGCCGCCGTCGTCGACGAGGCGCTGCGGCGCGGCGCGGACCTGATCGTCACCCACCATCCGCTGCTGCTGCGGCCGGTCAACAGCGTCGCCGCCACCACGTTCAAGGGCCGGATCGTGCACCGGCTGATCTCCTCGGGCGTGGCGCTCTACACCGCGCACACCAACGCCGACGTCGCCGATCCCGGGGTCTCGGACGCGCTGGCCCGGGCGGTGGGGGTGACCGGCCCGCTGCGCCCGCTGGCCCCCTCCCCCGACGACCCCGCCCGCGGGCTCGGCCGGGTCGGGGAACTGCCCGTCACGATGCCGCTGCGGGAGTTCGCCGCGCGGGCCGCCGCGGGCCTGCCCGCCACCGCCTGGGGGATCCGGGTGGCCGGCGACCCCGACCGGCCGGTCCGCACCGTCGCGGTGTGCGGCGGCTCGGGCGACTCGCTGCTGGACGCCGCCCGCCGGTCCGGGGCCGACGTCTACCTCACCGCCGACCTGCGCCACCATCCGGCGTCGGAGTTCAGCGAGGCCGGGGGGCCCGCGCTGGTCGACGCCGCGCACTGGGCCACCGAGTGGCCCTGGCTGGCCGACGCCCGCCGCCGGCTGGCCGACGAGCTGGGCCTGGACGCCCACGTCTCGACGCTCCGGACCGACGCCTGGACGCTGCACTTCGAAGGAGAACAGTGA
- the sepH gene encoding septation protein SepH translates to MQELRLVAVSEDGTYLVLATAGRGTRFTLPVDDRLRAAVRGHFSRLGQFEIEVESPLRPKEIQARIRAGETAEEIAESAGIPVERVRWFEGPVLQEREYMAQQAQRVPVRRPGESSPGPPLGELVEERLNRGGVDLEDVEWDSWKCEDSTWRVRLSFFDEGRPHAAEWLFDPRRRHLSPLDEVAARLSGLEWEGGDESGDTVTPLLPRRPAMKIVSDAREVAPAPVPPPGPRRDHLAESRPQPEGLPPARQMAAPAPLAPAPAPPQPPAEREPAPAAEAPSAPVVAAPVEGDRPAGPPQPPAADEPETGSGAPAEPAVSAEPEPAAQERPAEPAAEAAPPAEPDTPAQPAEPAGAAEPVEKPAEPVKPAEPAEPAPAAEAPAPPQPPARPAPPKQRPRQAKPAARPAAETPVGEPAAAAASAPVPPAQPRQPAARRRKSKGKRASVPSWDEIMFGARRPD, encoded by the coding sequence ATGCAGGAACTGCGCCTCGTCGCGGTCAGCGAGGACGGTACGTACCTCGTGCTGGCCACCGCGGGCCGAGGCACTCGGTTCACCCTGCCCGTCGACGACCGGCTGCGCGCCGCGGTCCGTGGGCACTTCTCCCGACTCGGCCAGTTCGAGATCGAAGTGGAGAGTCCCTTGCGCCCCAAGGAGATCCAGGCTCGCATCCGGGCCGGCGAGACGGCGGAGGAGATCGCCGAATCCGCCGGCATCCCGGTCGAACGCGTCCGCTGGTTCGAGGGTCCCGTCCTGCAGGAACGCGAGTACATGGCGCAGCAGGCGCAGCGGGTCCCGGTGCGCAGGCCGGGCGAGTCCTCCCCCGGCCCGCCGCTGGGCGAGCTGGTCGAGGAGCGGCTGAACCGCGGGGGCGTGGACCTCGAGGACGTCGAGTGGGACTCCTGGAAGTGCGAGGACAGCACCTGGCGGGTGCGGCTGTCGTTCTTCGACGAGGGCCGTCCGCACGCCGCCGAGTGGCTGTTCGACCCCCGGCGCCGGCACCTGTCCCCGCTGGACGAGGTGGCGGCGCGGCTGTCGGGCCTGGAGTGGGAGGGCGGTGACGAGTCCGGCGACACGGTCACCCCGCTGCTGCCGCGCCGTCCGGCCATGAAGATCGTCTCCGACGCGCGGGAGGTCGCTCCCGCCCCGGTGCCGCCGCCCGGCCCGCGCCGGGACCACCTGGCCGAGTCCCGCCCGCAGCCGGAGGGCCTGCCGCCCGCCCGTCAGATGGCCGCTCCGGCCCCGCTGGCCCCCGCCCCGGCCCCGCCGCAGCCCCCGGCCGAACGGGAGCCCGCACCGGCCGCCGAGGCGCCCTCCGCCCCCGTCGTGGCCGCGCCCGTCGAGGGCGACCGCCCCGCGGGACCGCCGCAGCCGCCCGCCGCCGACGAACCCGAGACCGGCTCCGGCGCGCCCGCGGAGCCCGCCGTGTCCGCGGAACCCGAGCCCGCGGCGCAGGAACGGCCCGCCGAGCCCGCCGCCGAGGCGGCCCCGCCCGCCGAGCCGGACACGCCCGCTCAGCCGGCGGAGCCCGCCGGCGCGGCCGAGCCCGTCGAGAAGCCCGCGGAGCCTGTGAAGCCCGCCGAGCCGGCCGAGCCCGCGCCGGCCGCCGAGGCCCCGGCGCCACCGCAGCCCCCGGCCAGGCCCGCGCCGCCCAAGCAGCGGCCCCGCCAGGCCAAGCCCGCCGCCCGGCCGGCCGCCGAGACGCCGGTGGGCGAGCCCGCCGCCGCCGCGGCGTCCGCGCCGGTGCCGCCCGCCCAGCCGCGGCAGCCCGCCGCGCGCCGCCGCAAGTCCAAGGGCAAGCGCGCCTCGGTGCCGTCCTGGGACGAGATCATGTTCGGCGCCCGCCGACCCGACTGA
- a CDS encoding ATP-binding cassette domain-containing protein gives MTYAIQAEGLVKRFGDTQALAGVDLVARTGSVLGVLGPNGAGKTTTVRVLATLIRPDSGRALVGGHDVVADAHRVRGLIGLTGQYAGVDEMLTGTENLVMIGRLLGLSRRDAKGRAAELLERFDLTDARDRAAKTYSGGMRRRLDLAASLVGRPQILFLDEPTTGLDPRSRGALWDIVRGLTDDGVTVLLTTQYLEEADQLADDIVVIDHGRVIARGTPDELKAQAGGQVLEVRPITEADHVTVARIVAELTGASPEVRDGLVSAPLADPAVMPAVVRRLDDAGVLVGELSLRRSSLDEVFFALTGHHTDSAPAAEPEAAPAGAGV, from the coding sequence ATGACGTACGCCATCCAGGCCGAGGGCCTGGTGAAACGCTTCGGCGACACCCAGGCGCTGGCCGGTGTGGACCTGGTCGCCCGGACCGGCTCGGTGCTGGGCGTGCTGGGGCCGAACGGGGCGGGCAAGACCACCACCGTCCGGGTGCTGGCCACGCTGATCCGGCCGGACTCCGGCCGCGCCCTGGTCGGCGGGCACGACGTGGTCGCCGACGCGCACCGGGTGCGCGGGCTGATCGGGCTGACCGGGCAGTACGCCGGGGTCGACGAGATGCTCACCGGCACCGAGAACCTGGTGATGATCGGCCGGCTGCTGGGGCTGTCCCGGCGGGACGCCAAGGGGCGGGCCGCCGAGCTGCTGGAGCGGTTCGACCTGACCGACGCCCGGGACCGCGCCGCCAAGACCTACTCCGGCGGCATGCGCCGCCGGCTGGACCTGGCCGCCAGCCTGGTCGGCCGGCCGCAGATCCTGTTCCTGGACGAGCCCACCACCGGGCTGGACCCGCGCAGCCGGGGCGCCCTGTGGGACATCGTGCGGGGGCTCACCGACGACGGCGTGACGGTGCTGCTGACCACCCAGTACCTGGAGGAGGCCGACCAGCTCGCCGACGACATCGTGGTGATCGACCACGGCCGGGTGATCGCCCGGGGCACCCCCGACGAGCTGAAGGCGCAGGCCGGCGGGCAGGTGCTGGAGGTCCGCCCGATCACCGAGGCCGACCACGTGACGGTCGCCCGGATCGTCGCCGAGCTCACCGGCGCCTCGCCGGAGGTGCGCGACGGGCTGGTCAGCGCGCCGCTGGCGGACCCGGCGGTGATGCCCGCGGTGGTGCGCCGCCTGGACGACGCCGGGGTGCTGGTGGGCGAGCTGTCGCTGCGCAGGTCCAGCCTCGACGAGGTGTTCTTCGCCCTCACCGGCCACCACACCGACTCCGCTCCCGCCGCCGAGCCCGAGGCCGCCCCGGCCGGGGCCGGGGTGTGA
- a CDS encoding zinc ribbon domain-containing protein — translation MKAAPQAQQRLLDLQELDTALDRLNHRRRTLPEAAEIERIQARLTELRDAIVAAETEVADLDREQKKAEQDVDQVRARAERDQQRLDSGMVTSAKDLSGLQSEIASLHRRQSDLEEVVLEIMERREEAEAKAAGLRSEREAAERELAEVTRARDAALAGIDEESGATSAARTAVAKDVPDDLLALYEKLRGQFGGIGAAALHRGQCQGCHLALNTVDLNRIRAAAEDEVVRCEECRRILVRTPESGL, via the coding sequence GTGAAAGCCGCACCGCAAGCCCAGCAGCGCCTGCTCGACCTGCAGGAACTCGACACCGCGCTGGACCGGCTGAACCACCGCCGCCGCACCCTGCCGGAGGCGGCCGAGATCGAGCGGATCCAGGCCAGGCTCACCGAGCTGCGCGACGCCATCGTCGCCGCCGAGACCGAGGTGGCCGATCTGGACCGCGAGCAGAAGAAGGCCGAGCAGGACGTCGACCAGGTCCGCGCCCGCGCCGAACGCGACCAGCAGCGGCTGGACTCGGGCATGGTCACCTCCGCCAAGGACCTGTCCGGTCTGCAGTCGGAGATCGCCTCGCTGCACCGCCGCCAGTCCGACCTGGAGGAGGTCGTGCTGGAGATCATGGAACGCCGGGAGGAGGCCGAGGCCAAGGCGGCCGGCCTGCGTTCCGAGCGGGAGGCGGCCGAACGGGAGCTGGCCGAGGTCACCCGGGCCCGCGACGCCGCGCTGGCCGGGATCGACGAGGAGTCCGGCGCCACCAGCGCCGCCCGCACCGCGGTCGCCAAGGACGTCCCCGACGACCTGCTGGCCCTGTACGAGAAGCTGCGCGGCCAGTTCGGCGGGATCGGCGCCGCGGCGCTGCACCGCGGCCAGTGCCAGGGCTGCCACCTGGCGCTCAACACCGTCGACCTGAACCGGATCCGCGCCGCCGCCGAGGACGAGGTGGTCCGCTGCGAGGAGTGCCGCCGGATCCTGGTCCGCACCCCCGAGTCGGGCCTGTGA
- a CDS encoding YbhB/YbcL family Raf kinase inhibitor-like protein: protein MNTMNRRRAPFMRGDVPPHPPRAARALAAAATAVALAGTASGCGMAGPAMNAGVEITEFTVTSPAFHDGKELPARFACPKYPGGQGRTPPLRWSGAPSQTTRAFAIVMDDPDGSDGAHVGWVIVNIDGTTTELVEGARPDRAVEALNTSKKTAYVPPCPPRGERHRYRFTVYALSERLALGQGAPLKEALSTIAKYTVGRGRITGNFGDA from the coding sequence ATGAACACCATGAACCGGCGCCGCGCCCCCTTCATGCGGGGGGACGTCCCCCCGCACCCCCCGCGCGCGGCCCGCGCCCTGGCGGCCGCCGCGACCGCGGTGGCGCTGGCGGGGACGGCGTCCGGCTGCGGGATGGCCGGGCCCGCGATGAACGCGGGTGTCGAGATCACCGAGTTCACGGTGACCAGCCCGGCCTTCCACGACGGCAAGGAGCTGCCCGCGCGGTTCGCCTGCCCCAAGTACCCTGGGGGCCAGGGCCGGACGCCGCCGCTGCGGTGGTCGGGCGCGCCGAGCCAGACGACCCGGGCGTTCGCCATCGTGATGGACGACCCGGACGGCTCGGACGGCGCCCACGTCGGCTGGGTGATCGTGAACATCGACGGCACGACCACCGAGCTGGTCGAGGGAGCCCGGCCGGACAGGGCGGTGGAGGCGCTGAACACCAGCAAGAAGACGGCGTACGTGCCGCCGTGCCCGCCCAGGGGCGAGCGGCACCGCTACCGCTTCACGGTCTACGCGCTCAGCGAGCGGCTCGCACTCGGCCAGGGTGCGCCGCTCAAGGAGGCGCTGAGCACGATCGCCAAGTACACGGTGGGCCGCGGACGGATCACCGGGAACTTCGGCGACGCGTAG
- a CDS encoding PH domain-containing protein — protein sequence MSSGDLTGDAQAGLTPPAPGAPALRLHPLTILVEAGRELAAALVAGTAALLVGGAGAAFYFALTGLVFAFGYHLAKWATFTYRVHADRVELRRALVGRSVTTIPRERIRGVDISAPPAHRLLGLAIVHIDAGSEGGEGELRAVSRAEAERLRGTLLRGDGAAAEPAAGATGGKGAQVLARARPRWYLFAPFSGAYLLTPFALAGSLLGALYNLGDELDLIDDEQLARLGDDVAGLPRAVFLAVALAFAVAMPVVSVIAFALFNWDFTLRYGQGGTALVAERGLITRRSVTLERRRIRGVELADHPFERAAGVIRLNALVTGLDDTAHRGSLLPAAPRTAAVRAAAQVMGGRLPGPLVRHPRAARRRRLVRAVGPPLALAVAAAAAGRTWALYPALAAALLAVPLGLDRYRQLGHATDGARLSVRSGSLRRRRVVIEHRAVVAWRLRQTVFQRRLGLATLTVGVGAGGGAYSAVDMGEHDAVAFAHGITPDWVAPFLADEEP from the coding sequence ATGAGCTCCGGCGACCTCACCGGGGACGCACAGGCGGGCCTGACCCCGCCGGCGCCCGGCGCGCCCGCGCTGCGGCTGCACCCGCTGACGATCCTGGTGGAGGCCGGGCGGGAACTGGCGGCGGCGCTGGTGGCGGGGACGGCGGCGCTGCTGGTCGGCGGGGCGGGCGCGGCGTTCTACTTCGCGCTGACGGGGCTGGTGTTCGCGTTCGGCTACCACCTGGCCAAGTGGGCGACGTTCACCTACCGGGTGCACGCCGACCGGGTGGAGCTGCGCCGCGCCCTGGTCGGCCGGTCGGTGACCACCATCCCCCGGGAACGGATCCGCGGCGTCGACATCAGCGCGCCGCCCGCCCACCGGCTGCTCGGCCTGGCCATCGTGCACATCGACGCCGGCTCCGAGGGCGGCGAGGGCGAGCTGCGGGCGGTGTCGCGGGCCGAGGCCGAACGGCTGCGCGGGACGCTGCTGCGCGGCGACGGCGCCGCGGCGGAGCCGGCGGCCGGGGCGACCGGAGGCAAGGGCGCGCAGGTTCTGGCCCGCGCCCGGCCCCGCTGGTACCTGTTCGCCCCGTTCAGCGGGGCCTACCTGCTCACCCCGTTCGCGCTGGCGGGCAGCCTGCTGGGGGCGCTGTACAACCTGGGCGACGAGCTGGACCTGATCGACGACGAGCAGCTCGCCCGGCTCGGCGACGACGTGGCGGGCCTGCCGCGGGCGGTGTTCCTGGCGGTCGCGCTGGCCTTCGCGGTCGCCATGCCGGTCGTGTCGGTCATCGCGTTCGCCCTGTTCAACTGGGACTTCACGCTGCGGTACGGGCAGGGCGGGACGGCGCTGGTCGCCGAGCGCGGCCTGATCACCCGGCGCAGCGTCACCCTGGAGCGCCGCCGCATCCGCGGGGTGGAGCTGGCCGACCACCCGTTCGAGCGCGCCGCCGGGGTGATCCGGCTGAACGCCCTGGTGACCGGGCTGGACGACACCGCGCACCGGGGCAGCCTGCTGCCCGCCGCCCCGCGCACCGCGGCGGTCCGGGCCGCCGCCCAGGTGATGGGCGGCCGGCTGCCGGGGCCGCTGGTGCGGCATCCGCGCGCCGCCCGCCGCCGGCGGCTGGTCCGGGCGGTCGGGCCGCCGCTGGCGCTGGCCGTGGCGGCGGCCGCCGCCGGGCGGACCTGGGCGCTGTACCCGGCGCTGGCGGCGGCGCTGCTGGCGGTCCCGCTCGGGCTGGACCGCTACCGGCAGCTCGGCCACGCCACCGACGGCGCCCGGCTGAGCGTGCGGTCCGGATCGCTGCGCCGCCGCCGGGTGGTCATCGAGCACCGGGCGGTGGTGGCCTGGCGGCTGCGGCAGACGGTGTTCCAGCGGCGGCTGGGCCTGGCCACGCTGACCGTGGGGGTCGGCGCGGGCGGGGGCGCGTACTCCGCCGTCGACATGGGCGAACACGACGCGGTCGCGTTCGCCCACGGCATCACCCCCGACTGGGTGGCCCCGTTCCTGGCGGACGAGGAGCCCTGA